One stretch of Rosistilla oblonga DNA includes these proteins:
- a CDS encoding DUF1254 domain-containing protein, giving the protein MTRKHLTALLAAVAVFAISSSGQAQDVTPEEARAIAKEAYIYGYPLVDSYRIQYAYFVDKDDKSYKAPWNQIKNIPAVYTPADTAIQTPNSDTPYSFVGLDLRAEPIVISVPEIEKSRYYSVQFIDAYTFNFAYVGSRATGNNAGNFLVAGPNWKGDKPAGIKQVIRSETDFDMVVFRTQLFNPADIDNVKKIQAKYKVQPLSAFLGTPTPPAAPAVDWAKPLTQEEEKTSLEFFNVLNFVLGYCPVDPTEVELRKRFAKIGIEGGKSFDPAKLSPELKTAIEQGRADAWEAYAGDAKLLEAGKITPGDCFGTREYLKNNFLYRWLATIGIYGNSKQEAMYPVYQVDSAGHPLNGANRYTLRFAKGELPPVKAFWSLTMYDQPQSLLVANPIDRYLINSPMLPELKKDADGGLTLYIQNDSPGKERESNWLPAPKGPFAMYMRLYWPAEAALDGTWKAPKLNLVK; this is encoded by the coding sequence ATGACTCGAAAACACCTGACCGCTCTCCTGGCGGCAGTCGCCGTGTTTGCTATATCCTCCTCGGGGCAGGCGCAAGACGTCACGCCCGAAGAAGCGCGCGCGATTGCCAAGGAAGCTTACATTTACGGCTACCCGTTGGTCGACAGCTATCGGATTCAGTACGCCTACTTCGTCGACAAGGACGATAAATCGTACAAGGCACCGTGGAACCAGATTAAGAACATTCCGGCTGTCTACACGCCGGCCGACACCGCAATCCAAACTCCTAATTCGGACACGCCCTACTCGTTCGTGGGGCTGGACCTGCGAGCCGAGCCGATCGTGATCAGCGTTCCGGAAATCGAGAAGAGCCGCTACTACAGCGTCCAATTCATCGACGCCTACACGTTCAACTTCGCTTACGTCGGTTCGCGTGCGACGGGAAACAACGCCGGCAATTTCCTGGTCGCTGGTCCAAATTGGAAGGGGGACAAGCCTGCTGGCATCAAGCAGGTGATCCGGTCGGAGACCGATTTCGACATGGTTGTTTTTCGAACCCAGTTGTTCAATCCCGCGGACATTGACAACGTCAAAAAGATCCAGGCCAAGTACAAGGTTCAACCGCTGTCGGCATTCCTCGGCACGCCCACCCCGCCAGCCGCACCGGCCGTCGATTGGGCCAAGCCGCTGACTCAGGAAGAAGAGAAGACGTCGCTTGAATTCTTCAATGTCCTCAATTTCGTGCTCGGCTATTGCCCGGTCGATCCGACCGAAGTCGAGCTGCGGAAACGCTTCGCCAAGATTGGCATCGAAGGGGGCAAGAGCTTCGATCCGGCGAAACTGTCACCCGAATTGAAGACCGCCATCGAGCAGGGGCGGGCCGATGCCTGGGAAGCTTACGCTGGCGACGCCAAACTGCTGGAAGCCGGAAAGATCACTCCCGGTGATTGCTTCGGCACCCGCGAGTACTTGAAGAACAACTTCCTGTACCGCTGGCTTGCGACCATCGGCATCTATGGTAACTCCAAGCAGGAGGCGATGTATCCCGTCTACCAAGTCGATTCCGCGGGGCATCCGTTGAATGGTGCCAATCGTTATACGCTGCGTTTCGCGAAGGGAGAGCTTCCGCCGGTCAAGGCGTTTTGGTCGCTGACGATGTACGATCAGCCCCAGAGTCTGCTGGTGGCCAACCCCATCGATCGTTATCTCATCAACTCGCCGATGCTGCCCGAATTGAAGAAGGACGCCGATGGCGGACTCACGCTTTACATCCAAAACGATTCTCCCGGCAAGGAACGGGAGTCCAATTGGCTGCCCGCTCCCAAGGGCCCGTTTGCGATGTACATGCGGCTCTACTGGCCCGCCGAAGCGGCACTGGATGGCACATGGAAAGCCCCCAAGCTGAATCTCGTCAAATAG
- a CDS encoding type II toxin-antitoxin system RelE/ParE family toxin: MPRIRLTASAQDDLAEIWHYVAVEQQSPLNADSLADAFDERFQLLAAHPHTGEAVEHLRPGTRRSIVKKRFLVFYQAEAKGVLILRVLHGARLIQPDDLE, encoded by the coding sequence ATGCCGAGGATTCGGCTTACCGCCTCCGCTCAAGACGACCTTGCGGAGATCTGGCATTACGTTGCCGTTGAGCAGCAAAGCCCGCTCAATGCAGATTCCTTGGCGGATGCCTTTGATGAACGTTTCCAATTGCTCGCTGCGCACCCACATACCGGTGAAGCCGTTGAGCATTTGCGACCGGGTACGCGACGTTCGATCGTCAAAAAACGCTTTCTTGTTTTTTATCAAGCTGAGGCGAAGGGCGTCTTAATTCTACGTGTCCTCCACGGCGCGCGTCTAATCCAACCGGACGATCTTGAGTGA